The following are from one region of the Oncorhynchus keta strain PuntledgeMale-10-30-2019 unplaced genomic scaffold, Oket_V2 Un_contig_11201_pilon_pilon, whole genome shotgun sequence genome:
- the phf3 gene encoding PHD finger protein 3 isoform X1, protein MDVVDTFNHLIPSDQLDDSMLIGQNLECEASNDFGTGVDQLGDSLRNMLSDKDPMFGSASSHFNILDNEDANFQIAEATVVADVDVGATEGILGTAGGGLAGTETPPVKRSVGRPRKYALGVTPERSAGRGSSNNKKPPGKPGRPRNKSTLSEKITTADELRRELHLGGGRVNINDLDLGSSMNPVVVLQRLTVTFGGFKIELLPGPSFTAFTSAENTAECYEDGSLYGEGMEYTMVQEEPLQNPTAGSGGGVGAAQLFVKYCADDLPLGLGPYVNPNDVQASNGALPGSPCLVETKLHDQSDSQKHDPAEVRKDAGIKKAAQQHLPNSEVPTTNNPAKKQQPKLKLSALSSAKNKHLLAGKGPKGTQQHALGKKLHQRGNMHKMDEMKAKQVIVSLKRRGEFNPAQPGPKIQRTQDGRPVKLKQRLPDVGRGGPVKKTLPSGKRPPGMSPGTTITTKPSNSHVADTQPQPQFGWTPCKRANPQKETSEEEKEEEQEEPKVKKPDKCLQKQRSRNVSRSISVEEPQLFIPDNAPAVVKKETSEEEQAKGSGKGPEKEPANSETVVWDPNKNCGLCNKPHSNKFMVGCGHCDDWFHGDCVGLDLAKVKQMEGGDQEYVCLQCCTKDQYTTTKEPGGAVQGEARAEGQQKPSETQDNKMAAKQKQPSPHPVTSGGVRPFRKDSVERRQSTEVKDSTQKSGVSVKQETKRPKVSSPSSKKPVSVDQIRRSVRDALKDILLKRLKESDFQASPEKAAEVAKKTERELFAFYRDTDCKYKSKYRSLMFNLKDTKNNVLFRRVLKGEISPGTLIRMSPEELASKELAAWRQRENRHAIEMIEKEQREAERRPITKITHKGEIEIESQESGKAPEAIEPEPEPVAASKVTEEPVEVPQEKTLSTTTESVNIFQDTTSLHKTHLFDLNCKICTGRMAPPVEEAPTKVVKVATSVVRRRSATSTTEAVTKNTQSTTSSTTEGQSTNTPSATTTSTEGETPSSSAKDDDLHLKVLEESLLSAKTFSNYKGRSVSMSGRDGEASFLSNLQPLWRGLVNMPAVAKLLTKAFPVSGVLDHLTEDLPESFQMGGRISPQIVWDYLDKIRATGTKEVCLIRFSPETDEDEIHYTLLYAYFSSRKRFGVVANNLKQVKDMYLIPLGAIEKVPHQLVPFDGPGLENNRPNLLLGLIIRQRPKRDFLPVDINETDRFIPESKPETATTTVTVNNKEVTREEEENSYISSLCASSTKERDREEIPLLNTAEEEVVTAEQSSTDISEKAEGEDTEEGYQPLRFLPGVLRSWGGELLPLPDFSGNPPLLGDDGREPSAPQTSKANGGAATTPGSSTTTKSPGAGAHRQTGFVIKKREPKTVKAEEPVSSSLAETSTANNNVLAKEEGVAYRGPSVSLKDKPPDVSTESFLASLSTDPNTDGSLNKGDSALCEKDKSKEEKTPTLLSPTATSNASVEESVPTPKPLPSGILKKSSAYSNMTEEPTAVQSAGSQDHPQPVPVLTTRKYRPMAAQHGYPSHHHQTGYRRPPPDHGPLQVGPYGPIPSSLEDLM, encoded by the exons ATGGATGTAGTGGATACTTTCAACCATTTGATTCCCAGTGACCAGTTGGATGACTCCATGCTGATAGGGCAGAACTTGGAATGTGAAGCGAGTAATGACTTTGGAACAGGTGTCGACCAGCTGGGAGACTCACTGAGGAACATGCTTAGTGATAAAGATCCCATGTTTGGATCTGCAAGTTCACACTTCAATATCTTAGATAATGAAGACGCCAACTTCCAGATCGCCGAAGCAACAG TAGTTGCAGATGTTGATGTTGGTGCAACAGAGGGCATCCTCGGGACCGCTGGTGGTGGGTTGGCTGGTACAGAGACTCCGCCAGTCAAACGGTCTGTTGGCAGACCCAGGAAATACGCATTAGGAGTTACCCCAG AGCGAAGTGCAGGCAGAGGGTCTTCAAACAACAAAAAGCCCCCGGGAAAACCTGGGAGACCTAGAAACAAGTCCACTCTGAGTGAGAAGATCACAACTGCTGATGAATTAAGGAGAGAGCTTCACCTGGGTGGCGGCAGGGTGAATATCAACGACCTTGACTTGGGCTCGTCGATGAACCCCGTCGTTGTGTTACAGAGGTTGACGGTCACTTTCGGGGGTTTCAAAATCGAGCTTCTCCCGGGACCCTCCTTTACCGCTTTCACATCAGCTGAAAACACTGCCGAATGTTATGAGGATGGCTCGCTGTACGGTGAAGGGATGGAATACACTATGGTACAAGAGGAACCGTTACAGAATCCCACTGCAGGGAGTGGAGGGGGCGTGGGTGCTGCTCAGCTCTTCGTGAAGTACTGTGCTGACGACTTGCCCCTAGGGCTCGGACCTTACGTCAACCCCAATGACGTTCAGGCCTCCAACGGGGCGCTTCCAGGTAGTCCTTGCTTGGTCGAGACCAAACTCCACGACCAAAGTGATTCTCAGAAGCATGATCCAGCGGAGGTGAGGAAAGATGCCGGCATCAAGAAAGCAGCGCAGCAGCACCTGCCAAACAGCGAAGTTCCTACCACTAATAATCCAGCCAAAAAGCAGCAGCCTAAGCTGAAACTGTCAGCACTGTCCTCCGCTAAGAACAAGCACCTGTTAGCTGGTAAGGGGCCCAAAGGAACGCAACAACACGCCCTGGGGAAGAAGCTCCACCAGAGAGGCAACATGCACAAGATGGACGAAATGAAAGCCAAACAAGTCATCGTGTCCTTGAAAAGGCGAGGTGAATTCAACCCAGCTCAACCCGGCCCTAAGATTCAGAGGACGCAAGACGGACGTCCTGTGAAACTAAAGCAGAGATTACCTGACGTGGGCCGCGGCGGTCCAGTCAAAAAAACACTGCCGTCTGGAAAGCGTCCTCCTGGTATGTCGCCCGGGACGACGATTACAACCAAACCGTCTAACTCTCACGTGGCCGACACCCAACCACAACCCCAGTTTGGCTGGACACCATGTAAACGTGCCAATCCTCAGAAGGAGACAtcggaggaggagaaggaggaggagcaagaagagCCTAAAGTGAAGAAGCCAGACAAGTGTCTTCAGAAACAGAGAAGCAGGAACGTCAGCAGAAGCATCTCCGTGGAGGAACCACAGCTCTTCATCCCCGACAACGCTCCTGCCGTCGTGAAGAAGGAAACCAGTGAAGAAGAACAGGCTAAAGGATCTGGGAAGGGACCAGAAAAGGAACCTGCAAATAGTGAGACCGTTGTGTGGGATCCAAACAAGAACTGTGGATTGTGCAATAAACCACATAGTAACAA GTTCATGGTGGGCTGTGGGCACTGTGATGACTGGTTCCATGGGGACTGTGTTGGTCTGGACCTGGCCAAAGTGAAGCAGATGGAAGGGGGGGACCAGGAGTATGTCTGTCTGCAGTGCTGTACCAAGGACCAGTACACCACCACCAAG GAGCCAGGCGGTGCTGTGCAGGGGGAGGCCAGGGCAGAGGGACAGCAGAAGCCCTCTGAGACCCAGGACAACAAGATGGCCGCCAAGCAGAAACAGCCGTCCCCACATCCTGTCACCTCCGGGGGAGTCAGGCCCTTCAGAAAG GACTCTGTGGAAAGAAGACAGTCGACTGAAGTAAAAGATTCTACGCAGAAATCAG GAGTGTCAGTCAAACAGGAGACCAAGAGGCCCAAGGTGTCGTCTCCCTCCTCTAAGAAACCGGTGTCTGTTGACCAGATCAGACGGAGCGTCCGTGACGCCCTGAAGGACATCCTCCTGAAGAG GCTAAAGGAGTCTGATTTCCAGGCGTCACCAGAGAAGGCTGCTGAGGTGGCCAAGAAGACTGAGAGAGAGCTGTTTGCCTTCTACAGAGACACCGACTGCAAATACAAGAGCAAGTACCGGAGCTTGATGTTCAACCTCAAAGACACCAAAAACAAT GTGTTATTCAGGAGGGTTCTGAAAGGGGAGATTTCTCCTGGCACTTTGATAAGGATGAGTCCTGAGGAACTGGCCTCAAAGGAGCTGGCtgcatggagacagagagagaatcgACAC GCGATTGAGATGAttgagaaggagcagagagaggcggagaggcgACCCATCACCAAGATCACACacaaaggagagatagagattgAGAGCCAGGAGTCTGGGAAGGCACCAGAAGCCATAGAGCCCGAG CCAGAGCCTGTGGCTGCTTCCAAAGTGACAGAGGAGCCAGTGGAAGTTCCCCAAGAGAAGACGTTGTCGACAACAACCGAGAGCGTCAATATTTTCCAAGATACAACCAGTCTGCATAAGACTCATCTGTTTGACCTCAACTGTAAGATCTGCACAG GTCGTATGGCTCCACCTGTGGAGGAGGCTCCTACCAAAGTGGTGAAAGTGGCCACTAGTGTAGTGAGGAGACGGTCTGCTACCAGCACTACAGAGGCAGTGACCAAGAACACACAGTCTACTACCTCCAGCACTACAGAGGGACAGAGCACGAACACACCGTCTGCCACCACTACCtctacagagggagagacaccCTCCTCATCTGCTAAGGACGACGACCTTCACCTCAAAGTCCTAGAGGAGAGCCTCCTCAGCGCCAAAACCTTCTCCAACTACAAGGGGAG GTCAGTGTCTATGAGTGGCAGAGATGGCGAGGCTTCCTTCCTGTCCAACCTGCAGCCTCTATGGAGAGGGCTTGTCAACATGCCTGCTGTGGCCAAGCTCCTCACTAAAGCCTTCCCTGTATCAGGTGTCCTGGACCACCTGACAGAG GATTTGCCGGAGAGTTTCCAGATGGGTGGGAGGATCTCCCCACAGATCGTATGGGACTACCTGGACAAAATCCGAGCCACTGGAACAAAG GAAGTGTGTTTGATTCGTTTTTCCCCTGAGACCGACGAGGATGAGATCCACTACACTCTGCTCTATGCCTACTTCAGTAGCCGCAAACGCTTCGGCGTGGTCGCCAACAACTTGAAACAAGTCAAAGACATGTATCTCATCCCCTTGGGTGCTATTGAGAAAGTCCCACACCAATTGGTTCCCTTTGATGGCCCAG GACTGGAAAACAACCGCCCCAACCTCCTGCTGGGTCTGATCATCCGCCAGAGACCTAAACGGGACTTCCTGCCCGTCGACATCAACGAAACGGACAGGTTCATACCGGAGAGCAAACCCGAGACAGCGACGACTACGGTTACTGtaaacaacaaagaagttacccgggaggaggaggagaactcTTACATCTCCTCTCTGTGCGCTTCAAGTACTAAagaaagggacagagaagagatacCATTGCTGAACACCGCTGAGGAAGAAGTGGTCACAGCAGAACAGTCTAGCACAGACATCTCTGAGAAAGCTGAAGGTGAAGATACTGAAGAGGGGTACCAACCACTACGTTTCCTTCCGGGGGTGTTGCGTAGTTGGGGCGGGGAGCTTCTGCCCCTGCCAGACTTCTCAG gtaaccctccacTGCTGGGTGATGATGGTCGAGAGCCCTCGGCTCCACAGACCTCCAAGGCTAACGGAGGTGCTGCAACCACTCCAGGAAGCTCCACCACCACTAAGAGTCCCGGCGCTGGTGCTCACAGACAGACTGGTTTTGTCATCAAGAAGAGGGAACCCAAAACAGTCAAAGCAGAGGAACCTGTGTCTTCCAGCTTGGCTGAAACGTCTACCGCTAACAACAACGTGTTGGCCAAAGAGGAGGGTGTGGCTTACCGTGGCCCGTCGGTCTCTCTGAAAGACAAACCTCCAGACGTCTCGACAGAGTCGTTCCTGGCCAGCCTCTCCACGGATCCCAACACAGACGGCTCCTTAAACAAAGGAGATTCGGCGTTGTGCGAAAAGGACAAATCCAAAGAAGAGAAGACACCTACTCTCTTGTCTCCTACAGCCACGTCCAACGCTTCTGTCGAGGAAAGCGTCCCCACACCAAAACCCCTTCCGAGTGGAATCCTGAAGAAAAGCTCTGCGTATTCCAATATGACTGAGGAACCAACTGCTGTCCAATCAGCAGGATCACAGGATCACCCCCAACCTGTTCCTGTCCTGACCACCAGGAAGTATCGTCCAATGGCAGCTCAACACGGatacccctcccaccaccaccagactggCTACAGACGCCCACCTCCAGACCATGGCCCACTACAGGTTGGTCCCTATGGTCCCATCCCCTCCAGCCTGGAGGACCTCATGTAG